In Providencia rettgeri, the following proteins share a genomic window:
- the rfaC gene encoding lipopolysaccharide heptosyltransferase RfaC, giving the protein MRVLLVKTSSMGDVLHSLPALTDAQQAIPDIQFDWVVEEGFAQIPTWHSAVNQVIPVAIRRWRKNWFSAPIRAERAEFRKKLQATHYDAIIDAQGLLKSAFLVTRLAHGDKHGYDRHSIREPLASFFYDHCYAVSKQQHAVERIRQLFAKSLGYTCPTQQGDYAIARHFLQSKEEHQSPYVIFLHSTTRDDKHWPEENWRELIGLMAESGIKIKLPWGAPHEQQRAERLAKGFDFVEVLPKLTLAEVAQQIANAKAVVSVDTGLSHLTAALDKPNFTLFGPTDPGLIGGYGQGQHTIKSSSNHIEDISATYTYEQLKHFL; this is encoded by the coding sequence ATGAGAGTATTATTAGTCAAAACATCTTCAATGGGGGATGTTTTACACTCATTACCTGCACTGACCGATGCACAACAAGCTATACCCGATATTCAATTCGATTGGGTCGTTGAGGAAGGCTTCGCGCAAATCCCAACATGGCACAGTGCCGTTAACCAAGTGATCCCTGTGGCCATTCGCCGCTGGCGAAAAAATTGGTTTTCTGCCCCGATCAGAGCCGAACGTGCAGAGTTTCGCAAGAAATTACAAGCAACACATTATGACGCGATTATTGATGCGCAAGGGTTATTAAAGAGCGCTTTTCTTGTCACCCGCTTAGCTCATGGCGATAAACATGGCTATGATCGCCATAGTATTCGCGAGCCATTAGCCAGCTTCTTTTATGACCATTGTTATGCTGTCAGTAAGCAACAACATGCCGTTGAACGTATTCGCCAGTTATTTGCCAAAAGCCTTGGTTATACCTGCCCAACACAGCAAGGCGATTACGCAATTGCTCGCCACTTTTTACAGTCAAAAGAAGAGCATCAAAGCCCTTATGTCATTTTCCTGCACTCAACTACCCGTGATGATAAACACTGGCCTGAAGAAAATTGGCGAGAGCTCATTGGACTGATGGCTGAAAGTGGCATCAAAATCAAACTACCGTGGGGAGCACCTCATGAGCAACAACGTGCAGAACGATTAGCAAAAGGCTTTGATTTTGTTGAGGTTTTACCTAAACTTACCTTAGCGGAAGTCGCACAACAAATTGCTAATGCTAAAGCCGTCGTTTCTGTCGATACTGGACTTAGCCATTTAACCGCGGCACTTGATAAACCTAATTTTACCCTGTTTGGCCCCACTGACCCCGGCTTGATTGGGGGATATGGGCAAGGGCAGCATACGATTAAATCTTCGAGTAACCATATCGAGGATATAAGTGCTACATACACTTATGAACAGTTGAAACATTTTCTATAG